In Apium graveolens cultivar Ventura chromosome 10, ASM990537v1, whole genome shotgun sequence, the following are encoded in one genomic region:
- the LOC141693029 gene encoding putative ethylene response sensor 1, whose translation MQTCDCIEPLWHDEVLVQYQYLSDMIIAFAYFFITLELIYFATRSQISSFARVLLLFGAFILLCGASHFINLWTVSSHSINIAKLMAVTKLSAAIVSCVTALMLVQIIPDLLSLKRHEVILKHKAEELDSEKCLIIREEEFAQHVRMLTRDIRGTLDKRTILETTLTELGRILDLAECALWMPSHRTQSMELTHSLNRLLRFGYCVPIHVPIVTEVFNSAEAIRIPHTSPLARIRYDVRTDYPPEVVAVRIPIPHNLNFEFYGGHELNTKCYPILVLILPLNGLRRWHRHELELVEVAADQLAVALSHAEILEDSMRASNQLMEQNLALESARQEAEMGIQARTEFTTVMYNEMMTPMHAVIILSSLLQETELTPDQRLLMETIQKNCNLLSILIDDVLDLSRLNDGSLELDTHVFSVHDMFVECMNLINSIASAKKLSMNLNLEKDLPVNAIGDSKCLMHVLLHIVGNAVKFTKEGQISVEASIATPEYLEFCRSHGFSPMPSDRYFYLLVQVKDSGQGITSEDLLRVFTKYSDQRASPHDGGHPGLGLAICKRFVKLMGGHIWIRSEGLGKGTTVTFIVRLGVCESPMEETVQRGHWE comes from the exons ATGCAGACCTGCGACTGCATTGAGCCTCTATGGCACGATGAAGTTCTAGTGCAATACCAGTATTTGTCAGACATGATCATCGCCTTTGCATATTTCTTCATTACCTTGGAACTTATCTATTTCGCCACTAGATCACAAATCTCTTCCTTTGCAAGGGTCTTACTGTTGTTTGGTGCATTTATTCTCCTCTGTGGAGCTTCCCATTTCATAAATTTGTGGACAGTGTCAAGTCACTCTATAAATATTGCCAAATTAATGGCTGTGACAAAGTTGTCTGCTGCTATTGTATCATGTGTCACAGCTTTAATGCTCGTCCAAATTATTCCTGACTTGCTAAGTTTAAAAAGACATGAAGTGATTCTTAAGCATAAGGCTGAGGAGCttgactcagaaaaatgcttGATTATAAGAGAAGAAGAATTTGCACAACATGTTAGAATGCTGACTCGGGACATTAGAGGCACCCTTGACAAACGTACTATTTTGGAAACAACTCTTACTGAGCTAGGCAGGATTTTAGATCTTGCGGAATGTGCACTGTGGATGCCATCACACAGAACTCAAAGTATGGAACTTACTCACTCTCTGAACCGCCTGTTGCGCTTTGGCTACTGTGTGCCAATTCATGTCCCTATAGTCACTGAAGTGTTTAATAGTGCTGAAGCAATAAGGATTCCCCATACTAGCCCACTAGCAAGGATCAGATATGATGTGAGAACTGATTATCcacctgaggttgttgctgtcCGGATACCTATTCCAcataatttaaattttgaattttatggTGGTCATGAACTCAATACAAAATGTTATCCCATTCTGGTATTAATTCTTCCTCTCAACGGCTTAAGAAGATGGCACAGACACGAATTAGAACTAGTGGAAGTGGCTGCTGATCAG CTTGCTGTTGCTCTTTCTCATGCTGAGATCCTGGAAGATTCCATGCGAGCTAGTAACCAGCTCATGGAGCAGAATCTTGCTTTGGAGTCAGCTCGGCAAGAAGCTGAGATGGGAATCCAAGCTCGCACAGAGTTTACAACTGTTATGTATAATGAAATGATGACACCTATGCATGCAGTGATTATCTTATCTTCACTTCTTCAGGAAACTGAATTGACTCCAGATCAAAGATTACTAATGGAGACCATTCAAAAGAATTGCAACCTCCTTTCAATACTGATTGATGATGTTCTAGATCTTTCTAGACTGAATGATGGTAGCCTAGAATTAGATACACATGTCTTCAGTGTTCATGACATGTTCGTAGAG TGCATGAATTTGATTAATTCTATAGCTTCTGCAAAGAAGTTATCAATGAATCTGAACTTGGAGAAAGATTTACCTGTTAATGCTATTGGTGATAGCAAATGTCTCATGCATGTCCTTTTACACATAGTCGGAAATGCTGTCAAGTTCACAAAGGAAGGTCAAATTTCTGTAGAAGCTTCGATTGCAACACCAGAGTATTTAGAATTCTGCAGGTCTCATGGATTTTCCCCTATGCCAAGTGATAGATACTTCTATTTGCTAGTGCAG GTCAAAGACTCTGGTCAAGGTATCACCTCTGAAGATCTTCTTCGGGTGTTCACAAAATATTCAGATCAAAGGGCATCGCCTCATGATGGAGGTCACCCTGGTCTCGGACTTGCCATCTGCAAACG GTTTGTTAAGCTCATGGGAGGTCACATTTGGATAAGGAGTGAAGGCCTTGGCAAGGGCACCACAGTTACATTTATTGTGAGGCTCGGAGTCTGTGAAAGTCCAATGGAAGAAACAGTGCAAAGAGGTCACTGGGAATAG